The DNA window CCGAAACCCCTAGAATCGGTACATGAAGAGACGTCATCTGCAAAGAAACGCCCCCTAGAGATACAATCTGATCCCCCAGAACAGGAGTTCTCAGACCTCTCCTGGGGGACTCACAGACAAATGGATTTCATCTACTCAAGAGCCAGAACACCTGATTACATTAGTCAaccaatcatcaagcccttgactagttgaatcaggtgatcTCTTACTCCAGTCTCTCTGGCAGTAAATGTCTTGGAGAGGGAGTCTAATAGAATCCATTCATTCTCACATCTCTCTCATATCAACCAAGCATCAAtcccttgactaggtgaatcaggtgagctagttcagggctacaacaacgTGGTGTTAAATGTCTGAgggtcccagaggagaggtttaGAAACCACTGCTAACAAGCCAATGGCTCTAGTCTGTACATGGAAACATTCACCAGTGGggaagtagagagaaagagaggctcaTACTAAAGGAAGCTAAACAACATGTATATGATGTTCTCTGGTTCTACAGtgcaggagtgctgatctgggatcaggtgcccccctgtccatgtagtcACATGTATTATTATCTAAAAGGctacactgatcctagatcagtatgCCTACTCTAAGATGCTTTTTGAATATGAGTTGCAGGTTTTTCCTCAGCTCACTAGTGGTTCTGAAGTGGACTCACGAGGTCCAAAGTGGCAGTTCTCAACTAAAGGACAAGAGACCCCGTAACGAACGTTGGCCGTGCGCAGTAGGTCACCTGATGGGTGTCGACGAACGATGGTGATTCAACACGCAGAATGGTCTGGAAATGAACAGAAAATGGCAGCGGTAAACGTTCTTTGGTCAGAGGCGATAGGGAGGACAGCCACCTGTTGCTTTTCACTGTTCGTCGGCTCCGTCCGGTTTGTCCTTAACAAGTTCATAGTTCATAGCGATCAGGACTAGGGTGGAAGCACCTGTGCGATGGTCTCCTTGGCACTCTGACTCAGTCTCTCCGGAAACGCCACCTCGTACTCCACCAGCAGGTCACCGCGGCGATCGGGCCGCTTGGGCAGAGGAAGCCCCTCCCCCGTGATGCGTCGTTTCATCCCCGGACGCACCACATCCCCTGTCGTCACGGTTACTGTCCTGCCGTCCAACGTGGGGGCGATGACCGTACAGCCGCACAGcgcctgaaggagagagagagagagggaggtagagagagggagggagggagagggagggagggagagaataggGGGAGAGATGTTACACTTCAACACTTCATCACTCTAGTCTACGTACAAACAGTTGTCTGTAGGTTCAAGAATTATTGTCATTCTATGTACTATCAATTTGTTTTAGCGAGCACTCGGAGAACAACGTatacaaaaaagtatatttagtttAGTTAAAGTTCAGATCACTCTGCCTTACCTCTCTGAGGGAGACCTTGGCGGGGTAAACGATGTCAGAGCCGTCTCGCCGGAACACCGGGTGTGGCTTATCCTTGACCACGAACACCACGTCCGCCGGGATGTTAGTCGGYGTCTCGTCSCCCTCTTTAGGGAAGGTGACCTTCgtcccctccttccatcccttctTTATCTCCACCTCCAGGATCTTGTCCTCCGTCCGGRTGGTCCGTCGGTCTGCGTTCAGCCGCTTGTGGGAGATCTTCATTCTCTTMGTGCAGCCTGAGAGCACCTKKAAAAAGGACCACRATGGAAATGAGGCATGGACTTCATGGTGTTWTCCTAGACAACTTTTACMTTGTATGATGTGCTGTGTGTATATGGATACTTTgaattgtcaaataaaataagTCAACCAACCAACCTCCTCTAAGGTCACCCTGAGGTCGTGGAGCACGGGTGGGTCCTGGTGCTTCTCAACCATCtgcccccccatcccccctccccccatccctGTGCTGAAGGAACGGGGGAACCCCCCCATGCCACCGCCCCCCATCCCGAAACGGGCGAAGGGATCATCAGTGTCCATGTTGTCCCCGTCTGGGCCCCCGCCGTTTCGGGGGAAGAACTGGTCGAAGGGGCTCCGGCCCCCGAAGAACTCGGCGAAGATGGCGTGGGGGTCACCCTGGAAGGAGTAGCTGAAACTAGGGCCCCCGGGAACACCCCCTCCTCCTGGGGGGCCTCCTCCCTTCaaccctggagaggagagggagagttaaAYATTTGTGGCTCTGGTCCAGACTTCTTTCAATAGAAGTTGTGTAAACATTTTCTATGTGCAGTGTCACCCATGGGCGTGGAAACAACGTGTCTGTGTGGAGGGCTAGATGGGAAGGAACAATGCGTCTGTGTGGAGGGCTAGATGGGAGGAACGCTCTGTGTGGAGGGCTAGATGGGGGAACGAGCGTCTGTGTGGAGGGCTAGATGGGAGGAACGCTCTGTGTGGAGGGCTATGGGAGGAACGCGTCTGTGTGGAGGGCTAGATGGGAGGAACGCTCTGTTGTTGGAGGGCTAGAGGGAGGAACGCTCTGTGTGGAGGGCTAGATGGGAGGAACGCTCTGTGTGGAGGCTAGATGGGAGGACCGTCTGTGTGGAGGGCTAGATGGGAGGAACAATGCGTCTGTGTGGAGGGCTAGATGGGAGGAACAGATGCGTCTGTGTGGAGGGCTAGATGGGAGGAACAATGCGTCTGTGTGGAGGGCTAGATGGGAGGAACGCTCTGTGTGGAGGGCTAGATGGGAGGAACGCTCTGTGTGGAGGCTAGATGGGAGGAACATGCGTCTGTGTGGAGGGCTAGATGGGAGGAACAATGCGTCTGTGTGGAGGGCTAGATGGGAGGAAACAATGCGTCTGTGTGGAGGGCTAGATGGGAGAACAATGCGTCTGTGTGGAGGGCTAGATGGGAGGAACAATGCGTCTGTGTGGAGGgctagatggaggagaggagacgtctGCGTTGG is part of the Salvelinus sp. IW2-2015 unplaced genomic scaffold, ASM291031v2 Un_scaffold4910, whole genome shotgun sequence genome and encodes:
- the LOC112077775 gene encoding dnaJ homolog subfamily B member 1, yielding MVNMGKDYYNVLGIQKGATEDEIKKAYRKQALRYHPDKNKAPKAEDKFKEIAEAYDVLSDPQKKDIYDRFGEEGLKGGGPPGGGGVPGGPSFSYSFQGDPHAIFAEFFGGRSPFDQFFPRNGGGPDGDNMDTDDPFARFGMGGGGMGGFPRSFSTGMGGGGMGGQMVEKHQDPPVLHDLRVTLEEVLSGCTKRMKISHKRLNADRRTXRTEDKILEVEIKKGWKEGTKVTFPKEGDETPTNIPADVVFVVKDKPHPVFRRDGSDIVYPAKVSLREALCGCTVIAPTLDGRTVTVTTGDVVRPGMKRRITGEGLPLPKRPDRRGDLLVEYEVAFPERLSQSAKETIAQVLPP